The following proteins come from a genomic window of Flavobacteriales bacterium:
- a CDS encoding response regulator, with protein MSEKPFTIFVVEDDEWYNKLLVHNLSLNPDFVVRSFTSGKEVLDALSENPDVITVDYRLPDMDGETLLKRIKDRNPNIEVVVISEQEQIETAVELLKSGAYDYLVKAKDIRDRLLNCVNNIRQNAGLKERIITLQQEVQGKYSFEKTIVGNSPALKKVFGLMEKAITNNITVTITGETGTGKEVVAKAIHYNSSRKDKPFVPVNMAAIPAELIESELFGHEKGAFTGAASRRKGKFEEADGGTLFLDEIGEMDMSFQAKLLRALQEKEVVRIGSNTPVKTDCRIIVATNRNLQEEVKKGNFREDLYYRLFGLPIHLPPLREREKDVLILSKFFMERFCKENQMETKSLSEDAKQKLLGYLWPGNIRELKSIVELAVVMASGDEIQANDITLSTSDALPDVLTQDMTMREYNRRIVAIYMQRCHNDTALVAEKLGIGQTTVYRFLKEIEEK; from the coding sequence ATGAGCGAGAAGCCGTTTACGATCTTTGTGGTGGAGGATGATGAGTGGTACAATAAACTGCTGGTTCACAACCTGTCGTTGAACCCCGATTTTGTGGTCAGGTCGTTCACTTCGGGCAAGGAAGTTCTTGATGCGCTTTCCGAAAACCCAGATGTGATCACGGTGGATTATCGCCTGCCCGACATGGACGGTGAAACGCTTCTCAAACGCATCAAAGACCGCAACCCGAACATTGAAGTGGTGGTCATTTCTGAGCAGGAACAGATCGAGACCGCAGTTGAGCTGCTGAAGTCTGGTGCGTACGATTATCTGGTGAAGGCCAAAGACATCCGCGACCGCTTGCTGAACTGCGTAAACAACATCCGCCAAAATGCGGGATTGAAAGAACGCATCATCACCCTGCAACAGGAGGTGCAGGGCAAGTACAGCTTCGAGAAGACCATTGTTGGCAACAGCCCCGCGCTGAAAAAGGTGTTCGGGCTGATGGAAAAGGCCATCACCAACAACATTACGGTTACCATTACGGGCGAAACGGGAACGGGAAAGGAAGTGGTGGCGAAGGCCATTCATTACAACTCATCGCGCAAGGACAAGCCGTTCGTTCCAGTAAACATGGCGGCCATTCCTGCCGAGTTGATCGAGAGCGAACTCTTCGGACATGAGAAAGGCGCGTTCACAGGTGCCGCTTCGCGCAGAAAAGGAAAGTTTGAAGAGGCCGATGGCGGAACGCTTTTCTTGGATGAGATCGGGGAAATGGACATGAGTTTTCAAGCCAAGTTGCTGCGTGCCTTACAGGAAAAGGAAGTGGTGAGAATTGGAAGCAACACACCTGTGAAAACCGATTGCCGCATTATCGTGGCCACCAATCGCAACCTTCAGGAAGAAGTGAAAAAGGGCAACTTCCGCGAAGATCTTTACTACCGCCTTTTCGGACTGCCGATCCATTTGCCGCCTCTGCGCGAGCGCGAAAAAGACGTGCTCATTCTCTCCAAGTTCTTCATGGAACGCTTTTGCAAGGAAAATCAGATGGAGACAAAATCACTTTCTGAAGACGCCAAGCAAAAGCTGTTGGGTTATCTGTGGCCAGGAAACATCCGCGAATTGAAATCCATTGTGGAACTGGCGGTTGTGATGGCTTCTGGAGATGAGATCCAGGCCAACGACATCACGCTCAGTACTTCGGATGCGCTGCCCGATGTGCTGACGCAGGACATGACCATGCGGGAATACAACCGCAGGATCGTTGCCATTTACATGCAGCGTTGCCATAACGACACCGCTCTGGTGGCCGAAAAACTCGGCATTGGCCAAACCACCGTTTACCGTTTTCTGAAAGAGATTGAGGAAAAATGA
- a CDS encoding response regulator — protein sequence MKTENHNIRIVVLDDSDFYNRLLTRQLQSYTRAIAQATDFRFDIESYVHADDCIRNLKSDTDIAFLDYYLGNGITAQDVIREIRRNCNKCKVVVVSKTRNAFTEGKSLEQGASAFLYKLDRYTLQKSCFFVDELVEDLFH from the coding sequence ATGAAAACAGAAAACCACAACATCCGAATAGTCGTGCTTGACGACAGCGACTTTTACAATCGTTTGCTCACACGGCAGCTTCAGAGCTACACGCGTGCCATTGCACAGGCCACCGATTTCAGGTTCGATATCGAATCGTATGTGCATGCCGATGACTGCATCCGCAATCTCAAATCAGACACGGACATTGCCTTCCTCGATTATTATCTCGGTAACGGGATAACGGCCCAGGATGTGATCCGCGAGATCCGAAGAAACTGCAACAAGTGCAAAGTGGTGGTCGTTTCCAAAACACGGAATGCCTTTACCGAAGGGAAAAGTCTGGAGCAGGGCGCTTCGGCATTTCTTTACAAATTGGACAGATACACCTTGCAGAAATCCTGCTTTTTTGTGGATGAACTGGTGGAAGACCTCTTCCATTGA
- a CDS encoding 4Fe-4S dicluster domain-containing protein: MAIKITDECINCGACEPECPNNAIYEGGAEWRFSDGTSLKGQFTGFSGFTADADAPQEPKEMDVYYIVTDKCTECVGFHDEPQCAAVCPVDCCVDDEDNPHTEAENLQKKESLHL; encoded by the coding sequence ATGGCGATCAAGATCACAGACGAGTGCATCAACTGCGGGGCATGCGAACCGGAATGCCCGAACAACGCGATATATGAAGGTGGGGCCGAGTGGCGTTTTTCGGATGGAACATCTCTGAAAGGTCAGTTCACGGGTTTCAGCGGTTTTACCGCTGATGCGGATGCACCACAGGAACCAAAGGAAATGGACGTTTATTACATCGTTACCGATAAGTGTACCGAGTGTGTCGGTTTTCATGATGAGCCACAATGCGCGGCTGTTTGCCCTGTAGATTGCTGCGTGGACGATGAGGATAACCCGCATACCGAAGCGGAGAACCTTCAGAAGAAAGAATCACTTCACCTTTAA
- the maf gene encoding septum formation protein Maf produces MIHLKGRELILASASPRRKWLMTELGVPFSVQPKNVEEVYPTDLKREEIPLFLSKLKADAFSEDELEGKIVLTADTIVWLNDRELQKPEDLEDAKRMIRQLSGVSHEVYTAITIRTSETTISDFDRTEVHFRDLTEEEIEYYVETYKPLDKAGAYGIQEWIGYVGIDRIDGCYFNVMGLPLRKVYSVLSSI; encoded by the coding sequence ATGATCCATCTCAAGGGAAGAGAATTGATCCTTGCTTCGGCTTCGCCAAGAAGAAAGTGGCTGATGACCGAGTTGGGTGTGCCGTTTTCCGTGCAGCCGAAAAACGTGGAAGAGGTTTATCCCACCGATCTGAAACGGGAGGAAATTCCGCTGTTCCTTTCCAAGCTGAAAGCAGATGCTTTTTCGGAAGATGAGTTGGAGGGAAAGATCGTTCTCACGGCCGACACCATTGTTTGGCTCAACGACCGTGAACTCCAAAAACCCGAAGATCTGGAGGATGCCAAGCGCATGATCCGTCAACTTTCGGGAGTTTCGCACGAAGTTTACACGGCCATCACCATCCGCACTTCCGAAACCACCATCTCCGATTTTGACCGAACGGAGGTTCATTTTCGTGACCTCACTGAAGAGGAGATCGAGTATTACGTGGAGACTTACAAGCCGCTCGACAAGGCTGGAGCTTACGGAATCCAAGAGTGGATCGGCTACGTGGGCATCGACCGCATCGATGGCTGCTACTTCAACGTAATGGGACTTCCGCTGCGGAAGGTGTATTCGGTGCTTAGCTCGATATAG
- a CDS encoding DUF4476 domain-containing protein: MKKLFTIVAFLGVTAVFAQNSETNMNVNMGSMGMDMNVNVNVTETYSESYSTSTTSNTNTSDHYVMPGYSGAIGCPWPMEESDFQSAQNSVASKDFEDSKFTVAKQITGSNCLTADQVRRMMGTFDFEQTKLDYAKFAYDKTYDIGNYYKLNDAFEFSSSIDDLNAYINGR, from the coding sequence ATGAAAAAACTATTTACAATTGTTGCCTTCTTGGGCGTGACCGCAGTTTTTGCACAGAATTCTGAAACCAACATGAACGTGAACATGGGCAGCATGGGAATGGACATGAACGTGAATGTCAACGTCACCGAAACCTATTCGGAATCGTACAGCACATCTACCACCAGTAACACGAACACAAGCGACCATTATGTGATGCCAGGCTACAGCGGTGCCATCGGTTGTCCGTGGCCAATGGAGGAAAGCGATTTTCAGAGCGCGCAGAATTCTGTTGCTTCCAAGGATTTTGAGGATTCGAAATTCACTGTGGCCAAGCAGATCACAGGTTCCAACTGCCTTACGGCCGATCAGGTGCGCAGAATGATGGGAACGTTCGATTTTGAACAGACAAAGTTGGATTACGCCAAGTTTGCGTACGATAAGACCTACGACATTGGCAACTATTACAAACTGAACGATGCGTTTGAGTTCTCTTCAAGCATTGATGACCTGAACGCATACATCAACGGTCGTTGA
- a CDS encoding acyl-CoA reductase, with protein sequence MNHQQRIAAFAALGKRLAEVAENPAESDWAAAFQQAEAKNGWFTQENMAIALRGIAYMLETEKLQKWLSAYGQMPEKGNKRVGLVMAGNIPLVGFHDLLCVLISGNTAVVKTSSQDEILPKKLVETIAEISPELALQIELSHGKLEGFTHVIATGSDNTARYFEYYFGKYPNIIRKNRNSIAIISGDESEDELRALGKDIFRYFGLGCRNVSKVYLSDKVEPKLLLNALEDWKPIGSHNKYWNNYEYHKAIFLVEKMAHLDNGFLLLREEASLGCPVGVLHYQTFSTLEQMHAEVKIHEKQIQCVVASDKLGFENSVPFGKAQSPELWDYADGVDTMVFLLGQ encoded by the coding sequence ATGAACCATCAACAACGGATAGCGGCTTTTGCAGCATTGGGCAAACGGTTGGCCGAAGTGGCCGAAAACCCAGCGGAAAGCGATTGGGCCGCTGCTTTCCAACAGGCAGAAGCCAAGAACGGATGGTTCACGCAGGAGAATATGGCCATTGCGCTGCGCGGAATTGCTTACATGTTGGAGACGGAAAAGCTGCAAAAGTGGCTTTCGGCCTACGGCCAGATGCCTGAAAAAGGCAACAAACGTGTTGGTTTGGTCATGGCCGGGAACATTCCGCTGGTGGGTTTCCACGACCTGTTGTGTGTGCTGATCTCGGGAAATACGGCCGTGGTAAAAACCTCCTCGCAAGATGAAATTCTACCGAAGAAGTTGGTGGAAACCATCGCTGAGATATCGCCAGAACTGGCTTTGCAGATTGAACTGAGCCACGGCAAATTGGAAGGTTTTACGCATGTTATTGCCACAGGAAGCGACAACACCGCGCGTTACTTCGAATATTATTTCGGTAAATACCCGAACATCATCCGTAAGAACCGAAACTCCATTGCCATCATTTCTGGAGATGAAAGCGAGGACGAGCTGCGTGCTTTGGGCAAAGACATTTTCCGCTATTTCGGATTAGGTTGCCGCAACGTTTCCAAGGTATATCTGTCGGATAAAGTGGAACCGAAACTGCTGCTGAATGCTTTGGAGGATTGGAAACCGATCGGTAGCCACAACAAGTATTGGAACAATTACGAGTACCACAAGGCCATCTTTTTGGTGGAGAAAATGGCGCACTTGGACAATGGTTTCCTTTTGCTAAGGGAAGAGGCGAGTTTGGGCTGCCCAGTTGGCGTGCTGCATTATCAGACCTTCAGCACCTTGGAGCAGATGCATGCCGAAGTGAAAATTCACGAAAAACAGATTCAATGCGTGGTAGCCTCAGATAAATTGGGTTTTGAGAACTCCGTTCCGTTCGGAAAAGCGCAATCTCCAGAGTTGTGGGACTACGCGGATGGAGTTGATACGATGGTGTTTTTACTTGGTCAATAA
- a CDS encoding response regulator, which translates to MAGNRSVPILLDNWMNKHFEFRIAAIMLVALALVSITGIYAYRQFSHVVTELGKDALPDLRLSTTKSVMNGLADAENSVKSFNLTNDSIYLKQFAAAIERTEHSVQRLEELTSADAEFQTELDSVRLLIYEKVDVLNRWLKLSDPYRADVALNKAVLRLEMGKDESDSNTQKADQVTVEDVSRAVQKVKKEEALVERIMREQEMNLIAENNRITERVREKLATLEQRELQRLAYKTQSAEKTVNETNLQMALFFVSMGFLLLIMAFVILGYTRNNNRYRKALRSAKEQAEEMARARERFLANMSHEIRTPMNAIAGFTEQLATSKLDPVQQEQLSMVQKSTDHLLHVINEILDLTKLQSDKLQLENVGFRLRETIDEAVSIIQPLALQKGLKLSVSVADEVPKVVLGDAYRLRQMLLNLLGNAVKFTDKGSVSVYVKAISNGIEISVSDTGVGMAEAQISKVFEEFEQAEASTTRNYGGTGLGLSIVNRLVNLHGGEIRVKSELQKGTEITLGLPYKAGSEADISKSVSSVSVVESLNGLNVLIVDDEPFNRKLLSTILKKHGANFEEASNGKEALEKAETPAFNLILMDARMPEMGGLEATKAIRNLTDPNKNSTPIIILSAAVTLEDREEYEAARTNGFLAKPFKENELLAIIGQVIGGSENLSTESKSSPENNTELDFSELMEMSGNDESFFHEMLQTFFDGTKKGLEDIREALTAKERLQVAEHAHRISAPCKHVSAIRLYQELKKLEEEGRGNADIEALEEHFLKIDEEAKSVLKQVEKRLNL; encoded by the coding sequence ATGGCGGGTAACCGAAGCGTGCCTATCTTGTTGGACAATTGGATGAATAAGCACTTCGAGTTTCGGATAGCAGCCATCATGCTCGTGGCGCTGGCACTGGTCAGCATCACGGGCATTTACGCGTACAGACAGTTCTCGCATGTGGTGACCGAGCTTGGAAAAGATGCGCTGCCCGACCTCCGACTTTCAACTACCAAATCGGTGATGAACGGATTGGCGGATGCCGAAAACAGCGTCAAATCCTTCAACCTTACCAATGATTCCATCTATCTGAAGCAGTTTGCTGCCGCCATCGAACGAACCGAACATTCTGTGCAGCGGTTGGAAGAACTGACGTCTGCAGATGCCGAATTCCAAACGGAACTGGATTCGGTGCGGCTGCTTATTTATGAGAAGGTGGATGTGCTGAATCGCTGGCTGAAACTGAGCGATCCGTATCGGGCGGATGTTGCTTTGAACAAGGCTGTTCTCCGTCTTGAAATGGGCAAAGATGAGTCGGACAGCAACACCCAGAAGGCCGATCAGGTAACGGTTGAGGATGTGAGCCGAGCTGTGCAGAAAGTAAAGAAAGAAGAAGCACTGGTGGAACGCATCATGCGGGAGCAGGAAATGAATCTGATCGCGGAGAACAATCGGATCACCGAACGCGTCCGCGAGAAACTTGCCACGCTGGAACAGCGCGAATTGCAGCGGTTGGCCTACAAGACCCAGAGCGCAGAGAAAACCGTGAACGAAACGAACCTGCAAATGGCGCTGTTCTTCGTTTCGATGGGCTTTCTTCTGTTGATCATGGCCTTTGTGATCCTCGGTTACACCCGAAACAACAACCGTTACCGAAAAGCGCTTCGGTCTGCAAAGGAGCAAGCGGAGGAAATGGCACGCGCCAGAGAACGTTTTTTGGCCAACATGAGCCACGAGATCCGCACCCCGATGAATGCCATTGCTGGATTTACCGAGCAGCTTGCGACAAGCAAGTTGGATCCAGTACAACAGGAACAACTTTCCATGGTGCAAAAATCAACCGACCACTTGCTGCACGTGATCAACGAGATCCTTGACCTCACCAAACTCCAATCAGACAAATTGCAACTGGAAAATGTGGGTTTTCGGCTTCGCGAAACCATTGATGAAGCCGTGTCTATTATTCAGCCGTTGGCATTGCAAAAAGGATTGAAATTGTCCGTTTCGGTGGCTGATGAAGTTCCAAAAGTTGTGCTGGGCGATGCGTATCGACTGCGTCAGATGCTGCTCAACCTGTTGGGCAATGCGGTGAAATTCACAGACAAAGGTTCCGTTTCGGTTTATGTAAAGGCCATATCAAACGGTATCGAAATTTCCGTTTCAGATACGGGTGTTGGGATGGCGGAGGCGCAGATCAGTAAGGTGTTTGAGGAATTTGAACAGGCCGAAGCAAGCACCACACGCAATTATGGCGGAACAGGTCTTGGCCTTTCCATCGTCAATCGTTTGGTGAATCTGCATGGTGGTGAAATCCGAGTGAAGAGTGAATTGCAGAAAGGCACCGAGATTACTTTGGGTCTTCCTTACAAAGCAGGTTCAGAAGCGGACATTTCGAAGAGCGTATCTTCAGTTTCTGTGGTCGAATCGCTGAACGGATTGAACGTGCTGATCGTGGATGATGAGCCGTTCAACCGCAAATTATTGAGCACCATTCTTAAAAAACATGGAGCGAATTTCGAGGAAGCGTCTAACGGAAAAGAGGCGTTGGAAAAGGCGGAAACGCCTGCTTTCAATCTCATTCTAATGGATGCGCGTATGCCCGAAATGGGTGGATTGGAAGCCACGAAAGCCATCAGAAATCTCACAGATCCGAACAAGAACTCAACTCCGATCATCATTCTTTCAGCGGCCGTCACATTGGAAGACCGCGAAGAGTATGAAGCCGCGCGGACCAACGGATTCCTTGCGAAGCCGTTCAAAGAGAACGAACTGCTTGCCATCATCGGACAAGTGATTGGCGGATCGGAGAACCTGTCCACGGAATCAAAATCATCCCCCGAAAACAACACGGAACTTGATTTCTCAGAACTCATGGAAATGAGCGGAAATGACGAATCGTTCTTCCACGAAATGCTGCAAACCTTTTTTGATGGAACGAAAAAGGGACTTGAGGACATCCGCGAAGCGCTGACCGCAAAAGAAAGGCTGCAAGTGGCAGAACACGCGCATCGCATCAGCGCGCCATGCAAGCACGTTTCGGCCATTCGGCTGTACCAGGAATTGAAAAAGTTGGAAGAGGAAGGCCGCGGAAATGCCGACATTGAGGCGCTGGAAGAGCACTTTCTCAAGATAGATGAAGAAGCAAAAAGCGTGCTGAAACAAGTAGAAAAAAGACTGAATTTATGA